The following coding sequences are from one Osmia bicornis bicornis chromosome 2, iOsmBic2.1, whole genome shotgun sequence window:
- the LOC114874120 gene encoding histone-lysine N-methyltransferase eggless, translating to MEIIELVSDDETQGDKVKRSSGSKICKSNCINFQCSSGMDMKSAPSFACAFYGVNVEKKKERKICKQCFDAALDHQKQLVSAFVDHKPLLKCEFPDHTMEVEISDSDDSDDEKKKDTYTEEKYLPEEMLLNMEEMLDNTLTNIFTKYDVDYQIKEAHTMLDDQWSKINEENEVLDKTVKDLMGTMDILRNRLYDEFRPQIQMLQELQIEDEYVDNNLYPLVATKRVTQMRFPSAVLLQDSQPEILPIEQEHKQVAAVNLPPMGVLVKRPIDVDSTVYIMKHPLMPWVKGKVQTVISRSPCQYRVKLLQKKYNSVIKSVVGRQIAVAAISSVLIPVGTRVVAIFQDVSSSNFYSGVIAEPPKAINKYRYLVFFDDGYAQYVEHRHIYLVAESSSKVWEDIPNESRDFVKKYIQTYPERPMVKLQKGQVVKTEWNGKWWVARVVQVDASLVQMHFDADGRTEWIYRGSARLGPLYLELLKANARQQGHHASVNTPSRHRLPAISNKSNLPYVEYTSDMEHEEGRIAETGKEQNETNETSTTFTSSAPQQSRAVARKSTSKRQSVTDTNTYNPTTETKPSHSIVYYQTQNKIQTKKFVPHKCGPQCVQGISFTPDDLRGYSPLSIPLLCGWNRQLCKYPKGKKITLYQAPCGVRLRNMEELHQYLRRTGSPMSVDLFDFDYWVHCLAEFVLDKCFINIKDLSYGVENVPIPCVNELDHTQPDTIRYSTQREPTEGVNLNLDPNFLCSCDCEDDCQDKTKCQCWQLTIQGATLGGRVPNTSVGYMYKRLPEPVTTGIYECNSGCKCAVKTCLNRVVQHPLTLKLQVFKTAPRGWGIRCLNDIPLGSFICIYAGRLLTEQGANEGGKNYGDEYLAELDYVEVVEGIKEGYESDVLEPEMPVSTSEKNKSAISDDEDNSKNNTNDSDEDFNISKYVNFDVDSMESSSIRKRLRKRKRDENNQDVSEENSEDGSGTRTSDSSTKLSANENRLNDQDAITISDEEETRSGRREPSRFEPTVEPTQIERPKFKSVRDFFGEDEAVYIMDAKTTGNIGRYLNHSCDPNVFVQNVFVDTHDLRFPWVAFFALNYIRAGQELTWNYSYDVGSIPGKVIICKCGASNCRGRLL from the exons atggaaattattgaGCTTGTCTCAGATGATGAAACGCAGGGGGATAAAGTAAAAAGAAGTAGTGGTTCCAAAATTTGTAAAAGTAATTGTATAAACTTTCAATGCTCCTCTGGGATGGATATGAAGTCTGCACCTTCCTTTGCATGTGCTTTTTATGGAGTGAAtgtagaaaagaagaaagagcgCAAAATTTGTAAACAATGTTTTGATGCCGCGTTAGATCATCAAAAg CAATTAGTATCAGCTTTTGTGGATCATAAACCATTATTAAAATGTGAATTTCCTGATCATACAATGGAAGTAGAAATTTCTGATAGTGATGATTCAGatgatgaaaaaaagaaagacacATATACTGAAG aaaaatatttaccaGAAGAAATGCTTCTAAATATGGAGGAAATGTTAGATAAtacattaacaaatatttttacaaaatacgATGTTGACTATCAAATCAAGGAAGCGCACACAATGTTAGATGATCAATGGAGTAAAATAAATG AGGAAAATGAAGTTCTGGATAAAACAGTTAAAGATTTAATGGGTACTATGGATATATTGCGTAATAGATTATATGACGAATTTAGACCACAAATTCAAATGCTTCAAGAACTTCAGATAGAAGATGAATATGTGGATAATAACCTTTATCCATTAGTAGCAACAAAAAGAGTTACACAAATGCGATTCCCATCTGCTGTATTACTACAAGACAGTCAACCTGAAATTCTACCAATTGAACAAGAACACAAACAAGTAGCGGCTGTGAATTTACCTCCAATGGGTGTACTTGTAAAACGACCAATAGATGTAGATAGCACTGTGTACATTATGAAGCATCCACTCATGCCTTGGGTCAAAggaaaa GTACAAACTGTAATTTCAAGGAGTCCTTGCCAATATCGCGTAAAATTGTTGCAAAAAAAGTATAATTCTGTTATTAAATCCGTAGTTGGTAGGCAAATTGCAGTTGCTGCAATCAGTTCGGTACTAATTCCAGTTGGTACACGAGTAGTTGCAATATTTCAAGATGTTTCATCTAGCAATTTTTATAGCGGAGTTATAGCTGAGCCACCGAAagctataaataaatatag ATACTTGGTATTTTTTGATGATGGATACGCTCAGTATGTTGAACATAGACACATTTATTTAGTTGCCGAATCTTCTTCGAAAGTTTGGGAAGATATACCTAATGAATCTCGAGATTTTGTGAAAAAGTATATTCAAACGTATCCCGAAAGGCCGATGGTAAAATTACAGAAAGGGCAAGTAGTAAAAACAGAATGGAATGGTAAATGGTGGGTTGCAAGGGTAGTTCAAGTTGATGCGAGTTTAGTACAAATGCATTTTGATGCTGATGGTAGAACAGAATGGATTTATAGAGGTTCTGCTAGATTAGGCCCTTTATACCTTGAACTTCTAAAAGCCAATGCCAGGCAGCAAGGACATCATGCATCTGTTAATACACCAAGTCGACATCGACTTCCTGCTATCTCTAAT AAAAGTAATTTACCTTATGTGGAATATACATCTGATATGGAACATGAAGAGGGAAGAATTGCTGAGACAGGAAAAGAACAAAATGAAACAAACGAAACTTCAACCACGTTCACCTCGAGTGCACCACAGCAATCGCGTGCTGTTGCTAGAAAAAGTACTAGTAAGAGGCAATCTGTTACAGATACAAATACGTATAATCCAACTACAGAAACGAAACCTTCGCACAGCATAGTT TATTATCAAACGCAGAACAAAattcaaacaaaaaaattcGTTCCGCACAAATGTGGTCCTCAGTGTGTTCAAGGTATATCCTTTACACCTGACGACTTAAGAGGATATTCACCTCTCTCGATACCATTACTCTGTGGGTGGAATCGGCAACTTTGTAAATATCCGAAAGGCAAAAAGATTACGTTATATCAAGCACCGTGTGGTGTTAGATTACGAAATATGGAAGAACTGCATCAGTATCTTCGTAGAACAGGTAGTCCAATGTCGGTTGATTTGTTTGATTTCGATTATTGGGTACATTGTTTGGCGGAGTTTGTATTGgataaatgttttattaacaTAAAG GATCTTAGTTATGGTGTAGAAAATGTACCAATACCATGTGTCAATGAATTAGATCACACTCAACCAGACACTATTAGATACAGTACACAAAGAGAGCCAACAGAAGGAGTTAATCTTAATTTAGATCCAAATTTTCTATGTAGCTGTGATTGTGAAGATGATTGTCAA GACAAAACAAAATGTCAGTGTTGGCAATTAACGATACAAGGTGCAACACTTGGAGGAAGAGTACCAAATACGTCTGTTGGTTACATGTATAAACGGTTACCGGAACCAGTGACTACTGGAATTTATGAATGTAATTCAGGATGTAAATGTGCTGTAAAAACTTGTTTAAACAGAGTAGTGCAACATCCATTGACCCTAAAATTACAAGTATTTAAAACGGCTCCACGAGGTTGGGGTATACGTTGCTTGAATGATATTCCTCTTGGATCTTTTATTTGTATATATGCCGGTAGATTGCTTACAGAACAG GGAGCCAATGAAGGTGGTAAAAATTATGGAGATGAATATCTTGCAGAATTGGATTACGTTGAAGTAGTAGAAGGAATTAAGGAAGGTTATGAGAGCGATGTCCTTGAACCGGAAATGCCGGTATCTACttcagaaaaaaataaatccgCGATAAGTGACGATGAAGATAATTCGAAAAACAATACTAATGATTCGGACGAAGATTTCAATATTAGTAAATACGTGAATTTTGATGTAGATTCTATGGAATCTTCTTCTATTAG AAAAAGGCTTcgaaaacgaaaacgtgaCGAAAACAATCAAGATGTGTCAGAAGAAAATAGCGAGGATGGAAGTGGTACAAGAACTTCTGACAGTAGTACAAAGTTGTCTGCCAATGAAAATCGTTTAAATGATCAAGATGCAATCACTATTAGtgacgaagaagaaaccaGAAGTGGTAGACGAGAACCAAGTAGATTTGAACCAACAGTGGAACCAACCCAAATAGAAAGACCTAAATTTAAATCTGTAAGAGATTTCTTTGGAGAAGATGAGGCTGTTTATATAATGGATGCTAAAACAACTGGAAATATTGGCCGTTATTTAAAT CATTCGTGCGATCCAAATGTTTTTGTACAAAATGTGTTTGTTGACACGCATGATCTGAGGTTTCCGTGGGTAGCATTTTTCGCATTAAATTATATACGAGCGGGTCAGGAATTAACATGGAATTATAGTTACGATGTTGGAAGTATACCGGGTAAAGTTATCATATGTAAGTGTGGTGCATCTAATTGTAGAGGTCGACTTTTATAA